CGACCCAGTAACACAACGGTGCAGCCAAAGCGTTGCAGTACTTCTTCCATCAAAACTGCTGTTACACCCCGTCCACCACCTGTAGTAATGACAACAGAATTCTGGTTGAGAACAGGAGTGTGGTCTTTGGTCACTTCCGCTAGAGACACCAGCTGGAAAATTTGGCGATCGCCATTCATGTAAGATACTTCTACTGGCTTACCTGGTTGACTATTTAACTCTGTATCTAACTGTTGCCAAGCATCTTTAATACTTGCTGCACCAGTATTAATACTCTTGCAAATACATTTTGGTAGTTCTCGAGCAACTGATTTGATAAAACCAGCTAGCAGACCAGTGTAGGGGCTAAGTTGTCCGGTTTTCCAGGCGTTCAGGCACAGTGTCGCTAGGGCACTATCTCCAGTTTGTAGCTGGGGGTAAGAGTGACGGACAACCGCAAACAGTAAGTTGAGCAAGGAATCTGAGTCATCTATTGAGATTAATTGCTCGTCGCTGATGGCATTGAGGTTTTTAATCGCCACAATCGTGTCGTAACGACTAAAATCTAGTTTTTGAACTGTAGCTTTGATGGCATCTTCAGATGTTAGATCGATTTGGATAGCATCTGCAATCGCTTTGTTGGCTGGACAGGCAACTATATAGTTCAAATCCTTTAGCATCTGAGTTTGAGCTAATGCTGTCCACAACTCAGGCTGGTCTGTTAAGAAGAGAATTTGCCTTTTTTCTAGGGGACGCGGCACAGCGATTTTTTCTACAGTAGCCGGAAACAGAGAGGGTGTATAAAAATGGGTGGGCGTTTGATGTAAGGACTGAGAATTAATATCCTGTGTCCCTATATATTTTTCGTTTGCAGTTTCTTGAGGAGCAGGGAAAGGCGAGAAAGTTATTTGTCCTTGGCTTGCGGATTTCCACTCAACTGCAACTACCTCACGGCTTTGACTAACACGCTCTACAGCTCGTGCAATTTCCACCACTCCAGTAGCTCCATAGAAATCTATGGGAATATTTGAACCCGCTACTTCAACGATAGATTCCTGAATTCCTGATGTATTGACATCCAAGGTAGATAAGATAGGGAATCCGTGGGACTGTGCAATTTCAATTGTGGTCAGTGCTAAGATACAGGCTGCTTCTCCTGTAGGCATGTCCTTACCTGAAGTATGTGCCCCATGACCAACATAGCCATTAATGCTGCCAGCTAAAATTAGGTCGCAGTCGTGACTCATCAGCATCAACTCTGCGATACGTAAGGTTTCTAGTAAGGAATCAATACCTGCATCGATGACTATGTTAGGCCCGTTGAAATTAAACAGGTTGCACACTTGACCAGCAGTAATATTAGGCATTGAACCAATCAAGGTATATGGAGACGAGGGAGAATTAGCTTGCTGGATGGCAGTAAATAGCTTTTGGCAAAGACGCTCAAAATCAATATCTGATTGTGAGAAATGTCCAGGTTTGGACTGTAAAAGCCTCCGCAGCCGGTCTAGAAACAGACGCTCGTTGACGGTAATGCCTCGCCCAGTTTTTCCAGGCATCCCAATTACAACTCCAGTTCTACTTTGGAGAGCTAATGCTTTTTCTCCCAGACCTCGGAGTGCTTTTTCAGTTGCCATTACACTGAGGTACTGACTGGCATCCATACGATCTGTGACATCAGGTAATAGCCGTCGCTTGACTGGCAATTGCAGTGTCTCTCGGGCAAACTGCTTGACTTGAATATCTGGAACTGAATTTTCTTGCAGTCCGTTTAAGGATGGAAATAAAGTACCAATTCCTACTAACGCTAGCGGTCTACGTAGAGAATGAGTATTCGGTCTTTGAGAAAACTGCCGATGGTAACTAGGATCGTAAGCTTCAATAATTAAGTTGGCGTTAGTACCTCCAAAACCAAAGCCATTTACTGCTGCACGGCGGGGTTGTCCGGCTATGTTATTCGGCCAAGGCAATGGTGTTGTCGGAATGGATAAACAAGAACCTTGAAGTTCAATATCTTTATTGGGTGATTTGTAGTTATACTGACGTGGAATAGTTTGGGCTTTTAAAGCTTGGCAAACTTTAATAATAGAAGCTGTTCCGGCTACCCAGCCAGTATGACCAATCAAAGCTTTGACACTACCCAAATAAATTGGCGGTAAATTTGCTTCTCGTTTGTCGAACACTTCAGACAGCGACTTAAACTCTGTACCATCGCCAACTGGTGTAGCGGTTGCATGGGCTTCAATGTACTGAATCGTATTCGGATTTATCTGGGCGTTCTCACAAGCTCGCTGACATGCTAATACTTGACCAACTTTAGTAGGTACATTCACAGCAGCACTCTTACCATCACTTGATGTCCCAACACCCCGGATGATGCCGTGGATGCGATCTCCAGCAGCGATCGCATCAGGTAAGCGTTTGAGTGCTAGAATAGCTGCTCCTTCGCTGAAAACTACTCCATCTGCGGTAGCATCGAAGGGGCGGCTACCTGTGGCAGAAAGACCTTTGAACTGAGCAAATAGACAGTTCATCGCTACTCCCGGTGCGAATACACCCCCCGAAAGTACTAGGTCGCTTTCATGGTTTTGTAGTAGTTTGATGCCGATGTCAACGGTGTAAAGGGAAGAAGCACAGGCAGCATCTAAGAGTAAGGTTTTTACACCATCGCCTAAGAATTTCTGGACTACGCGCTTGTAACATAGGTCAGGTGCGAGAAATTCGTGTTCTCCACTTTTTCGTCCTAGCAAGGTTTGTAGGGAATTGCTAAAAGTGGTACGCAACTGCTCTGGTTCGTCTAGTTTCTCAACGAAATACTTTAAGCTTTCAGCAAACAGAGCTTCATCGTACTCTTTGATGCCGTCAGCTGTGGAGCCAAGGAGACAATGCACTTTTTTGGTAGCAGATACTTGCTGATGAATGGGATTGAGACACTGAGCTAATGCTTTAGCAAGTAGTTGCTGACCTCTTGTTAAGTTGTTGAATTCTTCGAGACTGTACGGTATACCTTTTTCATATTCCACCTGATTGATTCTGCCACTGAGTAAAGTGTAGGTTTTCTCAGGAATTACAGATCCATCAGACATAAAATCTGGTACTAAGGAAGGATCGATGAGGCCTAAATCAACAATGCCGGTGACTCCATCTTGAATATTTCGCCAGTATGCTTGTGGACTATCAGCTCCAGGTAGCAAGCAACCCATAGAAACAATAGCAATGGGAACGTTAGTGCCATTCGTGTCTGAGTCAGATGATAATGCTGCCGAGCTAAAAGCCGTTACTTCTTCAGGCTCGATTTCCCATTTCCCATACTCAAAAGCTTCATCCACAACGGGATGGAGTTTTTCATTATTTTCTGGTGTAGGCTGCGGATGAGATAGCTGCCCAGAATATGTCTGTACAATGTGTTGCAGTCCTTCAATTATATTGCGATCGTCAGACATCACAGACTGGGCGATCGCTTCTGGTTCAGATGGCAAGTTCTTTTGCACTAACTTTGTCAAGACTCTGCTTGCACCGCACTCGATAAACGAATGGACGCCTTGTTGCTGGAGTATTTTTACAGCTTGAGAGAAGTTAACAACTTGGATGAAATGTGCAGCTAGAGTTTGAGGAAAATCAGTATTTGCAGTGTAAAAAGCTTTATTTATTGGTGAATATACTGGGATTTTTGGCGCTTGGAACGAGAACTGCTGTAAACTTGAGCAAAAAGATGCAACAGCTGGAGCTAACAAAGCTGAGTGGAAAGGATATCGGCTTTTGAGAAAAGTGCAAGAAATGCCCAGGGGAACTAGCTCAGATTCAACCTGCTGGAGTTCTGTATAAAGTCCAGACAAAACAATTTGCTGTGGATGGTTGATAACCGCTACTGTTAAAGCAGTTTTTTTGATGGCGCTAAAAAGTTCCGTCAACCGTTGGGCACCGCAGGCGATCGCCATCATACCACCAATATTGCTGGCAAAATTACGTAAAACTTGTATCCGTTGGCATACAATTTCGACGCTTGTCTCAAAGTCAAAAACACCGCCAATGGTCAAGGCGGTTAATTCTCCAAAGCTATGGCCGACCAAAATATCTGGGTGCAGTCCTTGCTCAATCAAAAGTTCGGCAATGATGATATTTGTCAATAAAATGCCTATTTGATCGAGGTCTGGACATTGTTGCAGCAAAAACTGATGTTCGTCATTGGACTGAGCTTGGATCAATGTTAAAAAGGAATAACCCAAATAACGTTGAGTTAATTCATCAGCCTTAGTAAAGAGTGACTTTTTAGCAGGATAGTTCTGATAGAGAGTTTGTAAAGTCTGGTAATCATAAGCTCCCTGACCGGGGAATGTGAAGACTATTTTATTTTGAGCTAAAGGATTTACTTTTGTAATATTGACTTTATCTAATGTTAAAAAATAAGTATCTACAATCTGCACTCCCGAAGGATCGTTAGCTAGATTTCGACTGGTTATGAGTTTACCTAATTCACAAACTTCTGGTGTGAAAATCTTCTTAATTTCCTTTCCACCTGCTACTACTTTTTCTGCAAACGGCGGATCTAACAACCGCTCAATTAGACCGAAGTTTTGCAACACATAATCAACTAGTACAGGCGGAATAGGAATCAGTTCACCTGTGATTCTGGAAGTGAATACAAGCACCTGATATCCACAACAAACAGGTGTTCCGTCTTCACGAATTACCCGAAAACACAATCGAGTAGTAGACCTTGTTGGCTCATCAAAAGTTAGAAGAATAACTACACGCTCACCCAGTCCTACAGGTGCCATATTCCGGCTATATCCTTGCTGGGTTAGAATGACAACATCTTGAAAAGTTTCTTTATTAAACAGTCCGCCGAAAAAGAAGTGCTCCCGTGCGATACACTGAAATCGGAAGTTAGTCAGATAATGATGGGAACCATAGGCCATTGTGTCTTCAAAATGAATCTGATACGGAACAGCTATGTAGCTCATGCCTAACTCCTTTTAAAGCTTTACCGATCAAAGATATAAACAAGTATTTGAGAACTAGCAGTTTTGTTCAACATCATCATTAGTCAAAAGAAGGGTTACTATACCCATCTTGATTTCTAAATTCACTTTGGCTAAACAATATCATCATTTTCCAAAGAAATAGATGAGGCAATGTCTATGACAAAATACCTGGCATAGCACTAAGAAAAACTTGCACGGCAGAAATTGAAATTATAGTAAACTTGGATATATTAATAGCTTTATTGCTTAGCTAATCACATCAGGGATTATATGGAACTTATGAATATTTGAATTTTAGCCTAAGTATGTAAATATTTATTGATATAATCCTTAATAAATATTTACATATTTTACAGAATAATTATTTTCTGCATCCAAATAAGGGACTTCTAAAGAATAATTTATCCAATAAGTAGGGGCACGGTACCGATCAAATGTCTGTTTCACCAAAAATCTGCTGTTGAGAAAAGTTAATCTCTGCAGTGATTTGGTCAAATAATTCTTCTGGTGATACAATACCTCTGCCAAATTACGAGGATCCAACGCCCGTAGAAATGGGATGAATACGACCTAAAGCAGTAAGCTTGGCAAAAATCTGGGTTAATAAAATAGGCTCAGGCATTTCAGGAAGCATTTTTAAAATTTCATGGACATATCGAAGAATTAAAAGAGAGGATTAGAAAAATTTTTAACAAGCGCTTTTTCCGAGTTTGTGAGAAATCCGGGCTCCTGACTTTTCATGGCATGTGGAAAAGGTTATTTTGATGGTTTCCCAAGCCCTTTATCTTAACCTCTCACCGATGCAACTGTTGTCATGGATAATTTCAGTTCTCACAAAGTCACAGGTATAAAGGAAGCCATTGAAGCCGTTGGGATAAGACTGGTGTACTTATCTCCTTATTCTCCTGATTTTTCACCGATTGAAAACTGTTGGTCAAAGGTGAAAGAGTTTTTGCGTAGGCGTAACCCGCCGCAGGCATCGCTTGCTGCTAGAACATATCTTGAGTTAGACGAGGCCATTACAAATGCTCTGAATGCAGTAACTAAAAAAGACATTATTGGATGGTTTACCCACTGCTGTTACTGTATTGCACCCAACTGAGAACCGCCATAATTGCTGATGTACTGCTATTGGTATCTAAGCATTTAGATATTCTCAGCATCAAAGCGAAAATGCAAAGAAAGTTAAGGTAGTTAAGAAAGTTAGCAAAAAATTATTTTAAACTGAAAATAGATTATAGCTAAATACTTGATATCAAATAGCTATTAACTGCTCTTTTTGAAAACGCGGAACTAAAATTTTCTCGAATTTGATCCTGTACTACTGCGATGCCTATGGCGGGCTGCGCCTACGCAGTACTTGATATTGAGTGAGTGCCTTACTATTGCTCTATCAAGCAATTGTCGATAGCTGTTTTGCAAAATAGGCCTGGTAGAGTCCGTAGCGGGGTAAGATGCGATCGCCCTCAAAGCGAATTAATCCCAAACCTTCAAGCTTATAAGTGTCAATAGGATTAAGAGAAATACTTTGCGTTGCTGCCAGAATTTCAGCATAAGCCTTTGCCAATCTAGGATTTTCTTGCAGTTTGATCAACTGTCGCCATAAATGATCGCGGTAGATGCCACCATTGGCGATCGCATCCTCTACTATTTCTTGCAGGGTCATTTCGTGAGACCTAAGATAGTACAAACTAATCTGAATTAGTGCTGGATGTCCTCCTACTAGTGACATTAGTTGGGCAAAATCTTTAGCTTTAAACGAGTCTAAACTATACCGCCTAGCTAAATCTTCTACTTGTGGTTGAGTAAAATCGTTCAGACGAATAGGTAGACCAATATTAAAAGGAGAGAGGTTAATATCCATAGAGATATAGTCTTCGGTTGAGTAAACCATTACTAACCTCAGCTTTTGCCAGTTGGGATTGTGTCGTGCTTCCTCACACCATGACCTCAACAAAGCAAAAAACTCTTGACAAATGTGAGGATATTCAAAAAAACGGTCAATTTCATTCAACACTAAAACCACTGGGCTTTGACATTGCTCGAGCAAATAGTTTTCTAAATAGAAGCCGCTACTCAAGTTGTAGCCAATTTCTTCATTCCACTTTTCCTTGAGGTTGGGGTCAATACCTAATTGAGTTGCAATTTTCCAGCAAAGACGACGCAACAGTTTATTTAAATCAGTTAGACACTCACTATCGAATTGGTAGCAATTCAGATTCACAGTCTGATATCCAAGTTTCTGTGCAAAGGCACAAAGCCGCAACACAAGAGAACTTTTACCCATCTGTTTGGGGGATTTAATCCGAATCACGCAGCCACTAGTAGTTACTTCTCGATAAACCTTTCTCTCTAGTGGAGGACGTTCAATATAAAAGTGAGAATCTAAAGGTACGGGGCCATCCGGGTATGACCAAAGATTTTCTATCTGTTCAGTTTGTGTATGATGTTCTTCGACAAATGAGGTTAATTCGGAACGTTGAGATAAATCTTCTTCTATATTTGTAATAGACAATAACTCAGATGTTTCAGTCTCATTTGCTTTGTTGACTATGGTGTAGTCTTGGCTATGTAATTCTATATTAAAAGCGCTAAAGCAGAGTTTTATAGTTTTTTGATCTACACTTTCACTTAAAGACCATAATTTACTCAAAGTTCTAGTAGAAACATTAACGCGCGAACTTATTTCTTCTAAACTCAAGTGTTCGCCTTTATTTTCTACTATCTCCACAGAAAGAATTGCTGATTGTAACCGTTTAATTCCTGTAGAAGTTAGTACAACTCCACGTTTGCGTTTAGTTTTATACATTGCTGTTCCAGGTATTTATTATCAATGAGTGTCACAAGAAATAATTTTTTCTATTTCATACTGAAACTGGAATTTAACGTAGCAATTTTTGATACACTCTCATTTTATTTTTTCTTAAAATCCATAGGAACTCTAATGAACTAAGTTACATTATATTAGCTTGATAGTAAACACTGACATCAATTATGTATTTCTCCTACTTTTCCCACTTTTCCTACTTTTTCACTC
The Nostoc punctiforme PCC 73102 genome window above contains:
- a CDS encoding type I polyketide synthase; its protein translation is MSYIAVPYQIHFEDTMAYGSHHYLTNFRFQCIAREHFFFGGLFNKETFQDVVILTQQGYSRNMAPVGLGERVVILLTFDEPTRSTTRLCFRVIREDGTPVCCGYQVLVFTSRITGELIPIPPVLVDYVLQNFGLIERLLDPPFAEKVVAGGKEIKKIFTPEVCELGKLITSRNLANDPSGVQIVDTYFLTLDKVNITKVNPLAQNKIVFTFPGQGAYDYQTLQTLYQNYPAKKSLFTKADELTQRYLGYSFLTLIQAQSNDEHQFLLQQCPDLDQIGILLTNIIIAELLIEQGLHPDILVGHSFGELTALTIGGVFDFETSVEIVCQRIQVLRNFASNIGGMMAIACGAQRLTELFSAIKKTALTVAVINHPQQIVLSGLYTELQQVESELVPLGISCTFLKSRYPFHSALLAPAVASFCSSLQQFSFQAPKIPVYSPINKAFYTANTDFPQTLAAHFIQVVNFSQAVKILQQQGVHSFIECGASRVLTKLVQKNLPSEPEAIAQSVMSDDRNIIEGLQHIVQTYSGQLSHPQPTPENNEKLHPVVDEAFEYGKWEIEPEEVTAFSSAALSSDSDTNGTNVPIAIVSMGCLLPGADSPQAYWRNIQDGVTGIVDLGLIDPSLVPDFMSDGSVIPEKTYTLLSGRINQVEYEKGIPYSLEEFNNLTRGQQLLAKALAQCLNPIHQQVSATKKVHCLLGSTADGIKEYDEALFAESLKYFVEKLDEPEQLRTTFSNSLQTLLGRKSGEHEFLAPDLCYKRVVQKFLGDGVKTLLLDAACASSLYTVDIGIKLLQNHESDLVLSGGVFAPGVAMNCLFAQFKGLSATGSRPFDATADGVVFSEGAAILALKRLPDAIAAGDRIHGIIRGVGTSSDGKSAAVNVPTKVGQVLACQRACENAQINPNTIQYIEAHATATPVGDGTEFKSLSEVFDKREANLPPIYLGSVKALIGHTGWVAGTASIIKVCQALKAQTIPRQYNYKSPNKDIELQGSCLSIPTTPLPWPNNIAGQPRRAAVNGFGFGGTNANLIIEAYDPSYHRQFSQRPNTHSLRRPLALVGIGTLFPSLNGLQENSVPDIQVKQFARETLQLPVKRRLLPDVTDRMDASQYLSVMATEKALRGLGEKALALQSRTGVVIGMPGKTGRGITVNERLFLDRLRRLLQSKPGHFSQSDIDFERLCQKLFTAIQQANSPSSPYTLIGSMPNITAGQVCNLFNFNGPNIVIDAGIDSLLETLRIAELMLMSHDCDLILAGSINGYVGHGAHTSGKDMPTGEAACILALTTIEIAQSHGFPILSTLDVNTSGIQESIVEVAGSNIPIDFYGATGVVEIARAVERVSQSREVVAVEWKSASQGQITFSPFPAPQETANEKYIGTQDINSQSLHQTPTHFYTPSLFPATVEKIAVPRPLEKRQILFLTDQPELWTALAQTQMLKDLNYIVACPANKAIADAIQIDLTSEDAIKATVQKLDFSRYDTIVAIKNLNAISDEQLISIDDSDSLLNLLFAVVRHSYPQLQTGDSALATLCLNAWKTGQLSPYTGLLAGFIKSVARELPKCICKSINTGAASIKDAWQQLDTELNSQPGKPVEVSYMNGDRQIFQLVSLAEVTKDHTPVLNQNSVVITTGGGRGVTAVLMEEVLQRFGCTVVLLGRTDLKSVPAEVLELDEADFAQYESRFYQEQLHRERSQKMPALKAQIEYYQAARELHHTLKHLSALPGRFEYVNVNITDVEAVNQVVAKVVKTYGRIDLVVHGAGIQTSKLLPKRTFTEFQRIIATKLSGLKNLYNACHQYAPNNKVHFHLLTSAFSYIGNDGQPDYGAANEFMNRFAAYMDSSLLTGSWSTIAWLGWAGIGMTRGSEYAVLSQERGLHAIQAEEGQQLFSLLLNGQATAPINVLLTEGEKNYYQIDVVTAQNNLSPGLAKLENKLANKTEENILITPREHIANTKKFSDERQWYVSIKTAPYLLDHLVNDVPTMPATFEQELAAQAAQALRPNLQLIAIENSKFSRFIKFFNEQEILLKTQATIVTEKNHETVIHVKLLSDFIHKNGTLLQKDCVHCEMDIRLAANTQAIVGRYETWNGFEGETIQEPYMNPNSPVRLKGMFDCINNIVIGSNRRRAKFRLKNTTQLRLTSDFCTPAILIDAMLRVATSSGDSNDPRAVFVPQGWKKITLTPDLNDWKLNQLHQELFLVGSNSQKTGDTLYCDWLQVMDANDRVLVLMEEAIGLQKSTQLARL
- a CDS encoding AAA-like domain-containing protein, giving the protein MYKTKRKRGVVLTSTGIKRLQSAILSVEIVENKGEHLSLEEISSRVNVSTRTLSKLWSLSESVDQKTIKLCFSAFNIELHSQDYTIVNKANETETSELLSITNIEEDLSQRSELTSFVEEHHTQTEQIENLWSYPDGPVPLDSHFYIERPPLERKVYREVTTSGCVIRIKSPKQMGKSSLVLRLCAFAQKLGYQTVNLNCYQFDSECLTDLNKLLRRLCWKIATQLGIDPNLKEKWNEEIGYNLSSGFYLENYLLEQCQSPVVLVLNEIDRFFEYPHICQEFFALLRSWCEEARHNPNWQKLRLVMVYSTEDYISMDINLSPFNIGLPIRLNDFTQPQVEDLARRYSLDSFKAKDFAQLMSLVGGHPALIQISLYYLRSHEMTLQEIVEDAIANGGIYRDHLWRQLIKLQENPRLAKAYAEILAATQSISLNPIDTYKLEGLGLIRFEGDRILPRYGLYQAYFAKQLSTIA